From Streptomyces sp. NBC_01551:
GGACCGCGATCTCGGTGGGGCCGGCTTCGGTGTCGATGCCGATCTTCCCGGTGAAGTAGCGCTTGGCGGCGGCGACCCAGATGTTGCCGGGGCCGGTCACCATGTTGACGGGCAGGCAGTCCTGCGTGCCGTACGCGAACATCGCCACGGCCACGGCCCCGCCGGCCGCGTACACCTCGTCGACGCCGAGCAGCGCGCACGCGGCGAGGATCGTCGGGTGCGGCAGACCGCCGAACTCCTTCTGCGGCGGGGAGGCGAGCGCGATCGACTCGACGCCCGCCTCCTGCGCCGGGACGACGTTCATGACGACGGAGGACGGGTACACGGAACGGCCGCCCGGGGCGTACAGCCCCACGCGCTCGACCGGAACCCACTTCTCGGTCACGGTTCCGCCGGGGACCACCTGGGTGGTGTGCTCGGTGCGGCGCTGCTCGCGGTGCACGATCCGGGCGCGCCGGATCGACTCCTCCAGTGCCGCGCGGACGGCCGGGTCCAGCTCGTCGAGAGCGGCCTTGAGCGCCTCGGCGGGCACCCTGACCTGCTCCAACGTGACACCGTCGAACTTCTGCGCGTACTCGATCAACGCCGCCGTGCCACGATGATGGACGTCCTCGCAGATGGGCCGCACCTTCTCCAGGGCGGCTTCCACGTCGAACTCGGCACGGGGCAGCAGATCGCGCAGGGCGCCGCCCTCGGGGAGGGCGTCACCGCGCAGGTCGATACGAGAGATCACCTCCCAATTCTCTCAGACCGTCTCCCGCCACCGTCCGCCCGTATCACTGGCTGATACACGCCCCGGATGTCACCGGCGCCCACTAGCGTTCCCCGTACACCTATGCGCAGCGGAGGGGGACCGCCATGGCGGAGGCGCGGCCGGGCGAGGAACCCGCGGATCTCACCGATCCCGAACGCCGCATGTGGGAGGCGTACCGGACGGGCAGCGTCTGCGACCTCAGCGCCCGGGAGCGGGAGCGCGGCGGCGCGGCGGACGCCGACCGGAGCCCGGGGGCCGACGACCCGCACGGGGCGCGGGTCTGGGGGCCCGAGCGCGGTGTCCGTGCCCGTGTGGTGGCGCTGCTGCTGCTCCACGGCCCGCCGCCGGTGCCGGGCCGGGTGGCGTCCCTGAAGCTGCGCGGGGCGCGGATCACCGGGCGGCTCGACCTGTCCGGCGGAGCGGTCCTGCCGTACGTGGAGTTCCAGTCCTGCCGCTTCGACAGCGAGATCCAGCTGTCCGAGACCCGGTTCGGGACGCTGCGCATGGTCAACTGCGCGATACCCCGGCTGGAGGCGGCCCGGCTGCACACCGAGGGCGATCTGCACCTGCCGCGCTGCCGGGTGGCGCGCGGGATCCGGCTGACCGACGCGCAGATCGGCACCGACCTGCTGGTCAGCCAGGCCCTGGTGCGCCAGGACAGCAAGGGGCGGGCGATCGCCGCCGACGGGCTGTCGGTCGCGCAGGACTTCCAGGGCGAGCTGCTGGAGGCGTACGGGGAGGTCAGCCTGCGCGGGGCGCACGTCGGCGTGTCGATGAACCTGCGCGGCGCGCGGCTGCGCAACCCGTACGGGCGTCGGGCGCTGAACGCCCCGCAGCTGACCGTCGGGCGGACCCTGTACCTGACCTCCATCGCCATGGACTACGTACCCGGCGGCTCGGGCTCCTCCACTCCCCCGTACGGGATCACCCAGACGCCGGCGCCGGGGCAGCGGGCGCAGCGGTTCGAGTGCCGGGGCGGGCTGCGGCTGGACGACGGCCGGTTCGGCGACGCGGTCGACTTCTACGGGGCGCGGTTCACGCTGACCGAGGAGCAGGAGGTGTCGCTGCGCCGGATCCAGACGCCGGAGCTGCGGTTCGTGGGCGAGCGGCCGGAGCGGGGGCGGGTGGTGCTGTCCGGGGCGAAGGTGGTCAAGCTGGTGGACTCCTCCACGAGCTGGCCGGGCCCGGGCGGGGTCTCGATCGAGGGATTCGCCTACGAGAACCTCGCGCCCCGGGGGCACTTCCCGCTCTCCCGCCGGCTGGAGTGGGTGGAGGCGGCCACCGCGGAGTACTCGCCGGAACCGTACGAGCGGCTGGCGGCGGTGCTGCGGGCCAGCGGGGAGGACGCGGACGCCCGCGAGGTGCTGCTCGCCAAGCAGCGCCGGCGGCGGGCGACGCTGCCTCCGGCGGCGAAGGCGTGGGGCCACCTCCAGGACTGGACGGTGGTGTACGGCTATCGCCCCGGGCGGGCCGCGCTGTGGATGGCGGTGCTGTGGGCGGCGGGCTCACTGCTGTTCTCCCAGCACGACCCGCCGCCGATCAAGGCGGACGAGCACCCGCAGTGGAGCGCGGCGCTGTTCGCGCTGGACCTGCTGCTGCCGGTGATCGATCTCGGGCAGCAGGGCCAGTGGCGGCTGGAGGGCGGCTGGCAGTGGGGCGCGGCGGCCCTGGTCATGCTGGGGTGGATCCTGGCCACGACGGTGGCGGCGGGAGCGTCACGGCTGCTGAGGCGGGGGTGACGGGCGGCCGGTCCTGGCCATTACCCTGTGCCTCGTGACCACCGTTCGTCTGCCCCTCTTCCCGCTGAACCAGGTGCTGTTCCCGGGCCTCGTGCTGCCGCTGAACATCTTCGAGGAGCGTTATCGCGCCATGATGCGCGACCTGCTGAAGACGGGCGAGGACGAGCCGCGGCGTTTCGCGGTCGTCGCCATCCGTGACGGCCGCGAGGTCGCGCCGACCGCGCCCGGTCTGCCGGACCAGACGGCGCTGCCCGAACGCGGGCCGGCGGCGGGCTTCGGCGCCGACCCGATCCAGGCCTTCCACCGGGTGGGCTGCGTCGCGGACGTGGCGGCGATCCGGGAGCGGGAGGACGGCAGCTTCGAGGTGATGTCGACGGGGACGACGCGGGTGCGCCTGCTGTCCGTGGACGCGTCGGGGCCGTACCTGGTCGCGGAGCTGGAGGAACTCCCCGAGGATGCGGGCGAGGGGGCGGGGGCGCTGGCCGAGGGGGTGCTGCGGGCGTTCCGCAACTACCAGAAGCGCCTCGCGGGGGCCCGGGAGCGGTCCCTGGCGTCGGGCGCCGACCTGCCCGACGAGCCGTCGGTGGTCTCGTACCTGGTCGCGGCGGCGGCGGTGCTGGACATCCCGGCGAAGCAGCGCCTGCTGCAGGCCCCGGACACGGCGACCCGCCTGGCGGAGGAGCTGAAGCTGCTCCGCACGGAGACGGCGGTCATCCGCCACCTCCCCTCCCTCCCGGCGGTGGACCTCACCCGCGCTCCGACGAGCCCGAACTGATGGCGAACGGGAACTGATGGCGAAGAAGAAGCCCGCGGGCACCCCGGCGATCGTGGCGTTGACCGCCGCCGCGGCGGAGTTCACGGTGCACGCGTACGAGCACGACCCGGCGCATCCCTCGTACGGCGAGGAGGCCGCGCAGGCGATGGGCGTCTCCCCGGAGCGGGTCTTCAAGACGCTGATCGCGGAGGTGGACGGCGCCCTGGTGGTGGCGGTGGTCCCGGTGTCGGGCAGCCTCGACCTGAAGGCGCTGGCGACCGCGGTCGCCGGGAAGCGGGCCTCGATGGCCGACCCGGCCCTGGCGGAACGCACGACGGGCTACGTCCGGGGCGGCATCTCCCCGCTGGGCCAGCGCAAGCCGCTCCGCACGGTCGTGGACGCCTCGGCGGCGACGCACCCCACCATCTGCGTCTCGGCGGGCCGCCGGGGCCTGGAGGTCGAACTCGCCCCCACCACCCTGACCACCCTGACCTCGGCGACCCTCTCCCCGATCGCCCGCCCTTAGCCGAGCCGGCCGGAGCCCCGCACGATCCAGCGCCGCCGGTGTTCGAGGCGCGGGTCCGGGCAGAGCCCGGGAAACGGGGAAAGGGCGGGGCGGGGAGCAGTTCCGCGCAGCGACCGGGCCTCGGCGGGCCCGCCGGTCAGGCCTGCGGGGGCGGTGGCGGGAGGAGGCCGTCCGGGGTCGTGTACGGGTCCGGCCAGGCGGCGGGGGCCGGGTCGCGGGGGCCCCAGACGGCCGTCAGGGCCAGGTGGACCAGGATCGCGACCATCGGCCACGCCAGCAGCACCCCGTACGCCAGCAACTGCATCGGCGCCTCGAACGCCACGCCCTTGCCCGCCTTCGCGGCGGCCGCCGCCAGGTCGGAGGTCGGTCCGAGCCACAGCCCGAGCCGCCACCCCACCAGCGCGGCGAAGCAAGAGCCCAGCCCCAGTCCGATGACCAGCGGCACACCCCCGCGCCGGCGCCACAGGAACGTGGCCACCGAGCTCAGCGCACCCAGCCCCGCCGACAGCAGCAGGAACGTCCCGTCGGACCCGATCCGCCCCTCGCTCTCGGTGTTCCGCAGGAAGACGGCCTCCCCGTTGGAGACGTACTGCACCCGCGGCGCGAGCCACACCCACAGCAGCCCGAGGAGCACCCCGGCCACACCCACCACCAGGGTCACGGCGGCCCCGTCCCGGACGTCCGCGGCGGTGATCGCGCTCTCGGGAGCGCCGCCCGGCTTCTCGGGCGGGAACGCCTGCGGCGGTTCGGACGGAGAAGGGGAGGGCGGGGTCACGGCTTCGGTCACTCCCACATCGTGCCAGGTCTCGAACCGGCCAGGTCGCCCGGCACCGGCCTCAGCGGACCGCCGCCCGCCGGTAGGCCCACGTCGCGGCGGCCAGGGACAGCGCCCCCACCGCCCCGCAGACGCCGAGGTCGACGGCGACCGCCGTCCAGTCCGGATGCGGCGCGAAGGTCCGCGCGAACGCCTCCACCCCGTACGTGGACGGCAGCAGGTCCCGCGCCCACACGATCACCTCCGGCATCCGCTCCGGCGGCAGCACACCCAGCAGCAGCGCCGCCGACATGCCCAGCTGCCCGGCCAGCGTCGCCAGCTCCTGCCGCGGCGCCAGCAGGCCCAGCGCCGCGCCCAGCCCGGCCAGCGCGGCCCCCGCCAGCGGCACCACGGCGGCCAGGATCCACAGCCCGCTGAGCGGCAGCCCGAACAGCACGCACCCGAAGACGGCCGTCACCAGCGTCCCCGGCAGCGTGAAGGAGGCGTACGCGGCGGCCGCGCCCAGCACCACCGACGCGGGCGGCACCGGCAGCGTGGCGTAGTGGTCCAGCCCCCCGCTCGCCCGCAGCTGCCCGAAGTACTGCGCGAGCAGGTTCAGCGCGACGAAGGCGACGACCAGGACGGACGAACCCGCGACGACGGCCCGCGCCTCCGAGCCCCCGTCCACCACGCCCCGCATCAGGACCATGATCCCGACAGACTGGAAGGTCGCCACGAACAGCAGCGGGATCCGCGCCACTCGCGCCCGGGACAGCTGCGCCCGGTACACGGCCGCCAGCGCGGGGAAGAACCGCGCCCGCGGGGCCAACTCCGCCGCGGCGGGTACGGCAACGGCACCGGCGCTCACGCCTTCACCAGCCCCTTCATCCGCCCGCCGAGCGCGAGGTACACGTCCTCCAGGCTCGGCGTGGCCAACGTGAAATCGTCGAGCGCGGCGAACGCCGGGCCCCCGGTGACGGCGGCCACCGCCGCCCGCGCCTCGTCCGGCGCGAGCCGCAGCACCCACCGGCGCCCCGACTCGACGGCCAGCGGGGCCAGCGCCGCGACCTCCGGCACCTCCCGGGGCGCGCCGGTCCGCCACACCAGCTCCAGCCGGACCTCGTCGGAGACCTTGGCCTTGAGCCCGGCCGGGGTGTCGCAGGCGATGACCTTGCCCTGGTCGATGACGGCGACCCGGTCGAGGACGGTCTCGGCCTCGATGACGTTGTGGGTGACCAGCAGGACCGTGGCCCCGTGCCGCTCGCGCCGGCGGTCCACCGCCGACCAGACGGCGCGCCGGGCGACGGGGTCCATGCCGGTCGTGGGCTCGTCGAGGACCAGCACCGGCCGCTCCCCCACCAGCGCGGCGGCGAAGCAGGCCAGCCGCCGCTGCCCGCCGGAAAGTTTCTTCAGGGGCCGCCCGGCGATCCCGCTCAGCCCGAGCTCCTCCAGTACGGCGTCCCGCGCGGCCCGCGCCTCCCGGACGCCCAGCCCGCGCAGCCGTCCCGTGGTCTCGGCGGCGAGCGCCACCGTGAGCTCGTCCAGGGCGGTGGACTCCTGCCCCAGGTAGGCGAGCAGCCGGGCCGCCCGCTCGGGGTGGCGTACGAGGTCGTGGCCGAGCAGGGTCACGGAGCCCGCGTCGGGCCGCAGCAGTCCGGTGAGCTGGCGGACCAGGGTGGACTTGCCGGCGCCGTTGGGGCCGAGCAGTCCGAAGATCTCGCCGCGCCGCACGTCCAGGGAGATCCCGTCGGTGGCGCGGACCTCGGGCAGGGCCGGGGCCCCGCGCCGGCCCCGTACGGCGGGATACGTCTTGACCAGGTCACGTACCGCGCAGATCACGTCCTTGGCCGCTTGCGCGTCCGCTGCCGTGTGTTGTTCCGCTGGTGCTGTGCCCGTACTCACGAGGGAGCAGCCTACGCGTCATCCGCCCCTACTCGGCCGCCGGGGTCACCGGCGCCCCGGGCGCGGCAGCCGGTGCGCCGCCCACGTGCTCGGCCGCGGCCCGGACGTCGATCTCCCGCCAGAACCCGGCGCGGATGGCGTAGCGGTCGTGTTCGTCGATCTGGTCGTCCTTGTGCGCGAGCAGCCCGAACCGGGCCGCGTAGCGCAGCAGCTCCCCGTCGATGCGGTGCGGGATCCGCGGGTACATGGTGGCCAGTTTCTGGAGGTGCACGGTCTCCGGGAGCCGTTCCATCCAGCGCCGCGCGAACACTTGTCCGACCTCGAACGGGTCGCCGCCGACGGTGGTGATGTCCTCCTCCCGGTCGGCCCAGCGCTGCTCGGCGCTGGTGAGCTGGGCGAGGGTGGGCAGCGACGCGGTCTCGGCGGGTTCGCCCAGCGGCCCGGCCCGGTCGATCCAGCCCTTGTCGGAGGACCAGCGCAGGGCGCTGCTGCCGGCCGGGGCGTGCGAGGTCTGCGCCGGGGTGAGCTGCTGCCCGGGGGCGCGCAGGGTGGCGAGGTCCTTGGGCGTGGGGACCGGCTTGGCCCCCTCGCTCGCGGGGGCCGGTACGGGCGCCCCGTGCTCGGGGGCCTGCGGCTCGGACGGGGCGGAGGAGCCGTTGCGGGCGGCCTCGGCCAGCGCGGCCTCGGGGAGCGGGGCGGAGAGGATCGCGGCGATCTCGGGGCGGGGCGCGGGCGGCGGCGGGCAGAGCCCGGCGAGGTCCTTGGCGCGGACGGCCCGGGTGATCCAGGCCCGGTCCAGGACCCGGCGCTCGTCGGCCTCGGCGACGAGGTCCTCGGACTGGTTGTAGTCCCCGTCGGCGGCCTGGACGGCCCAGAGGTGGACGGCGACCCCGTGTTCCTTGGCGGACATAAGCCCGGGCAGCAGGTCCCCGTCGCCCGTGACGAGGACGACGTCGGAGCAGGCGCGGTTGCGGGCCAGTTCGGTGAGCTCGGCGTGCATCGCGGCGTCGACGCCCTTCTGCGCCCAGCGGCCGTCGCTGCGGGTGAGGGCGCCGAGCCGGACGGTGACGCGGGACATGACGCGCAGCCGCCGGTGCTCGGGCTGCGGAACCCGGTCGGGCGCGCCGTCGAACCAGTAGATCCGCAGCAGCGGCTGCTCGGTGTCGGCCTCGGCCCGCTCGCGCAGGCCCTGGATGAGGGCGGCATGGTCGACGGTGATGCGGGAGCGTGAGGGCTCCCCTGCGAGAAGGCTGGCGGCGGCGCCCAGCAGATAGCCGGCGTCCACCAGGACGACGCAGCGGTCCACGCGTTCCACCCTCTTCCGTGGGGGTCCTCTGGCGTTTTCCCCGAGTCTGCCCGACCGCAAGGGTGTTGACGGCCGGAACTCGATCATCGGCGTGGCGGATCTCACGGAGCAGCGGGGACGAGCCGTGCGGCTACGCGGAGTAATGATCCAAAATGCGCCGTTTCTGGTGCTGTGTGAGTGTGAAGGCGGTCCTGGCCCCTAGACCCTCACGGAGGCTCCACCATGGCCAAGAACAAGAACCGCCAGCAGCCCGCGAAGCAGCAGCCCCGCTCCGCACAGGAGCCGGCCAAGGGCACGTCGGAAACCGAGTCGATGTCCACGTCGCCGTCGCCGAGTCCGATGGACATGGCGCACAAGCGCAAGGAAAAGAAGTTCGGCCACAACTGACGGGCCTCCGCACGGACGCGGAAGGGCGCACCCGGGACCGGGTGCGCCCTTCCCTCGCGTATGGGCCTATCCGGCCAGGCAGGACGGCCCGAGGAGCACCTTCAGGTCGCCGAACAGCGCCGGGTCGGGCTGTACCCGGTGCCGGTCGAGCCGCAGCACGGTCGTGGTCCGCGGCCCCTGGAGCTTGATCCGCACCTCGGTGTTGCCCTTGTGGTGGCGCAGGATCTCGCCCAGACGGGTCACCATCGGCGGAGTGACCTTGACGGTCGGGATGGTGAGCACCACCGGGGCGTTCGTACCGGCCGACGAGAGGTCGGGGACCATCATCTCCATGGCGACCAGCCGGGGCACGTCCTCGCGCTTGTCGAGGCGGCCCTTGACGAACACGACGGTGTCCTCGACCAGCTGCGTCGAGACGAGCTGGTAGGTCGCCGGGAAGAACATGCACTCGATGGAACCGGCCAGGTCCTCGACGGTGGCGATGGCCCAGGCGTTGCCCTGCTTGGTCATCTTGCGCTGGAGGCCGGAGATGATGCCGCCGATGGTGACGACCGCACCGTCGGAGTGCTCGCCTCCGGTGAGCTGGGAGATGCCGGCGTCCGTCTTGTCGGAGAGCACGTGCTCCAGGCCGAACAGCGGGTGGTCGGAGACGTACAGGCCGAGCATCTCGCGCTCCTGGGCGAGCAGGTAGGACTTCTCCCACTCCACGTCCGAGAACTCGACGTCGAGCCCGAAGCCCGGCTCGTCACCGCCGCCCTCGTCGCCCATGCCGCCGAAGAGGTCGAACTGTCCCTCGGCCTCCTTGCGCTTGACCGCGACCACGTTGTCGATCATCGGCTCGTGGTGGGCGACCAGGCCCTTGCGGGTGTGGCCCATCTCGTCGAAGGCGCCGGCCTTGATCAGCGACTCGACGGTCCGCTTGTTGCAGACCACGGCCTCGACCTTGTCGAGGAAGTCGGGGAAGGTGGAGTACTTCCCCTTGGCCTTCCTCGTCTTGATGATCGAGTCCACGACGTTCGCGCCGACGTTGCGGACGGCGGTGAGGCCGAAGAGGATCACGTCGTCGCCCTGGGCGGCGAAGTTCGGCTCCGACTCGTTCACGTTCGGCGGGAGCACCTTGATGCCCATGCGGCGGCACTCGTTCAGGTAGATCGCGGACTTGTCCTTGTCGTCCTTGACCGAGGTGAGCAGCCCCGCCATGTACTCGGCGGGGAAGTTCGCCTTGAGGTACGCCGTCCAGTACGAGACCAGGCCGTACGCGGCCGAGTGCGCCTTGTTGAAGGCGTAGCCGGCGAAGGGGACCAGGACGTCCCACAGGGCCTGGATGGCCTGGTCGGTGTACCCGTTCTTGCGGGCACCCTCCTGGAAGATGGTGAAGTTCTTCGCCAGCTCCTCGGGCTTCTTCTTGCCCATCACGCGGCGCAGGATGTCGGCCTCGCCGAGCGAGTACCCGGCGATGATCTGGGCGGCCTTCTGCACCTGCTCCTGGTACACGATCAGGCCGTAGGTGACCGCGAGCACCTCTTCGAGGGGCTTCTCCAGATCCGGGTGGATCGGGGTGATCTCCTGCTGCTTGTTCTTGCGCAGGGCGTAGTTCGTGTGCGAGTTCATGCCCATCGGGCCCGGCCGGTACAGGGCCGAGACGGCGGAGATGTCCTCGAAGTTGTCGGGCTTCATCAGGCGCAGCAGGGAGCGCATGGGCCCGCCGTCGAACTGGAAGACGCCGAGGGTGTCGCCGCGGCCGAGCAGTTCGAAGGTCTTGGGGTCGTCGAGCGGGAGGGCGAGGAGATCGATGTCGATCCCCTTGTTCGCCTTCACCATCTTGACGGCGTCGTCCATGATCGTGAGGTTGCGCAGGCCCAGGAAGTCCATCTTCAGCAGGCCGAGCGACTCGCAGCTCGGGTAGTCCCACTGCGTGATGGTCACCTGGTCCGTGTGCCGGACCCAGACGGGCACGTGGTCGGTGATCGTCTCGCTGGACATGATCACGCCGGCGGCGTGCACGCCCATCTGGCGGACCAGGCCCTCGACGCCGCGGGCGGTGTCGATGACCTTCTTGACGTCCGGCTCGTTCTCGTACATCCCGCGGATCTCGCCGGCCTCGCCGTAGCGGGGGTGCTGCGGGTCGAGGATGCCGGAGAGCGGGATGCCCTTGCCGAGGACGTCGGCGGGCATGGCCTTGGTGAGCCGGTCGCCCATGGCGTACGGGTAGCCCAGGACGCGGGCGGAGTCCTTGATCGCGTTCTTGGCCTTGATGGTGCCGTAGGTGCCGATCATGGCCACCTTGTCCTGGCCGTACTTCTCGGTGACGTACCGGATCACCTCGACGCGCCGACGCTCGTCGAAGTCGATGTCGACATCGGGCATGGAGACGCGCTCGGGGTTCAGGAACCGCTCGAAGATCAGGCCGTGGGTGAGCGGGTCTAGGTCGGTGATGCCCATGGCGTAGGCGACGATCGAGCCGGCCGCGGAGCCTCGGCCGGGGCCGACCGCGATGCCCTGGTTCTTGGCCCA
This genomic window contains:
- a CDS encoding oxidoreductase, with translation MAEARPGEEPADLTDPERRMWEAYRTGSVCDLSARERERGGAADADRSPGADDPHGARVWGPERGVRARVVALLLLHGPPPVPGRVASLKLRGARITGRLDLSGGAVLPYVEFQSCRFDSEIQLSETRFGTLRMVNCAIPRLEAARLHTEGDLHLPRCRVARGIRLTDAQIGTDLLVSQALVRQDSKGRAIAADGLSVAQDFQGELLEAYGEVSLRGAHVGVSMNLRGARLRNPYGRRALNAPQLTVGRTLYLTSIAMDYVPGGSGSSTPPYGITQTPAPGQRAQRFECRGGLRLDDGRFGDAVDFYGARFTLTEEQEVSLRRIQTPELRFVGERPERGRVVLSGAKVVKLVDSSTSWPGPGGVSIEGFAYENLAPRGHFPLSRRLEWVEAATAEYSPEPYERLAAVLRASGEDADAREVLLAKQRRRRATLPPAAKAWGHLQDWTVVYGYRPGRAALWMAVLWAAGSLLFSQHDPPPIKADEHPQWSAALFALDLLLPVIDLGQQGQWRLEGGWQWGAAALVMLGWILATTVAAGASRLLRRG
- a CDS encoding LON peptidase substrate-binding domain-containing protein; this encodes MTTVRLPLFPLNQVLFPGLVLPLNIFEERYRAMMRDLLKTGEDEPRRFAVVAIRDGREVAPTAPGLPDQTALPERGPAAGFGADPIQAFHRVGCVADVAAIREREDGSFEVMSTGTTRVRLLSVDASGPYLVAELEELPEDAGEGAGALAEGVLRAFRNYQKRLAGARERSLASGADLPDEPSVVSYLVAAAAVLDIPAKQRLLQAPDTATRLAEELKLLRTETAVIRHLPSLPAVDLTRAPTSPN
- a CDS encoding ABC transporter permease, yielding MSAGAVAVPAAAELAPRARFFPALAAVYRAQLSRARVARIPLLFVATFQSVGIMVLMRGVVDGGSEARAVVAGSSVLVVAFVALNLLAQYFGQLRASGGLDHYATLPVPPASVVLGAAAAYASFTLPGTLVTAVFGCVLFGLPLSGLWILAAVVPLAGAALAGLGAALGLLAPRQELATLAGQLGMSAALLLGVLPPERMPEVIVWARDLLPSTYGVEAFARTFAPHPDWTAVAVDLGVCGAVGALSLAAATWAYRRAAVR
- a CDS encoding ABC transporter ATP-binding protein, which produces MCAVRDLVKTYPAVRGRRGAPALPEVRATDGISLDVRRGEIFGLLGPNGAGKSTLVRQLTGLLRPDAGSVTLLGHDLVRHPERAARLLAYLGQESTALDELTVALAAETTGRLRGLGVREARAARDAVLEELGLSGIAGRPLKKLSGGQRRLACFAAALVGERPVLVLDEPTTGMDPVARRAVWSAVDRRRERHGATVLLVTHNVIEAETVLDRVAVIDQGKVIACDTPAGLKAKVSDEVRLELVWRTGAPREVPEVAALAPLAVESGRRWVLRLAPDEARAAVAAVTGGPAFAALDDFTLATPSLEDVYLALGGRMKGLVKA
- the ybaK gene encoding Cys-tRNA(Pro) deacylase, with product MAKKKPAGTPAIVALTAAAAEFTVHAYEHDPAHPSYGEEAAQAMGVSPERVFKTLIAEVDGALVVAVVPVSGSLDLKALATAVAGKRASMADPALAERTTGYVRGGISPLGQRKPLRTVVDASAATHPTICVSAGRRGLEVELAPTTLTTLTSATLSPIARP
- a CDS encoding NYN domain-containing protein encodes the protein MERVDRCVVLVDAGYLLGAAASLLAGEPSRSRITVDHAALIQGLRERAEADTEQPLLRIYWFDGAPDRVPQPEHRRLRVMSRVTVRLGALTRSDGRWAQKGVDAAMHAELTELARNRACSDVVLVTGDGDLLPGLMSAKEHGVAVHLWAVQAADGDYNQSEDLVAEADERRVLDRAWITRAVRAKDLAGLCPPPPAPRPEIAAILSAPLPEAALAEAARNGSSAPSEPQAPEHGAPVPAPASEGAKPVPTPKDLATLRAPGQQLTPAQTSHAPAGSSALRWSSDKGWIDRAGPLGEPAETASLPTLAQLTSAEQRWADREEDITTVGGDPFEVGQVFARRWMERLPETVHLQKLATMYPRIPHRIDGELLRYAARFGLLAHKDDQIDEHDRYAIRAGFWREIDVRAAAEHVGGAPAAAPGAPVTPAAE
- the dnaE gene encoding DNA polymerase III subunit alpha, with translation MTKTPFTHLHVHTQYSLLDGAARLKDMFNACNEMGMTHIAMSDHGNLHGAYDFFHTAQKSGVTPIIGIEAYVAPESRRNKRRIQWGQPHQKRDDVSGSGGYTHKTIWAANATGLHNLFRLSSDAYAEGWLTKWPRMDKETISQWSEGLIASTGCPSGELQTRLRLGQFDEALKSASEYQDIFGKDRYFLELMDHGIEIERRVRDGLLEIGKKLGIPPLVTNDSHYTYASEATAHDALLCIQTGKNLSDPDRFRFDGTGYYLKSTDEMYAIDSSDAWQEGCANTKLVADQIDTEGMFKFRNLMPKFDIPEGHTEVSWFREETMRGMHRRYPGGIPDDRMKQAEYEMDTIISMGFPGYFLVVADFIMWAKNQGIAVGPGRGSAAGSIVAYAMGITDLDPLTHGLIFERFLNPERVSMPDVDIDFDERRRVEVIRYVTEKYGQDKVAMIGTYGTIKAKNAIKDSARVLGYPYAMGDRLTKAMPADVLGKGIPLSGILDPQHPRYGEAGEIRGMYENEPDVKKVIDTARGVEGLVRQMGVHAAGVIMSSETITDHVPVWVRHTDQVTITQWDYPSCESLGLLKMDFLGLRNLTIMDDAVKMVKANKGIDIDLLALPLDDPKTFELLGRGDTLGVFQFDGGPMRSLLRLMKPDNFEDISAVSALYRPGPMGMNSHTNYALRKNKQQEITPIHPDLEKPLEEVLAVTYGLIVYQEQVQKAAQIIAGYSLGEADILRRVMGKKKPEELAKNFTIFQEGARKNGYTDQAIQALWDVLVPFAGYAFNKAHSAAYGLVSYWTAYLKANFPAEYMAGLLTSVKDDKDKSAIYLNECRRMGIKVLPPNVNESEPNFAAQGDDVILFGLTAVRNVGANVVDSIIKTRKAKGKYSTFPDFLDKVEAVVCNKRTVESLIKAGAFDEMGHTRKGLVAHHEPMIDNVVAVKRKEAEGQFDLFGGMGDEGGGDEPGFGLDVEFSDVEWEKSYLLAQEREMLGLYVSDHPLFGLEHVLSDKTDAGISQLTGGEHSDGAVVTIGGIISGLQRKMTKQGNAWAIATVEDLAGSIECMFFPATYQLVSTQLVEDTVVFVKGRLDKREDVPRLVAMEMMVPDLSSAGTNAPVVLTIPTVKVTPPMVTRLGEILRHHKGNTEVRIKLQGPRTTTVLRLDRHRVQPDPALFGDLKVLLGPSCLAG
- the hisD gene encoding histidinol dehydrogenase — its product is MISRIDLRGDALPEGGALRDLLPRAEFDVEAALEKVRPICEDVHHRGTAALIEYAQKFDGVTLEQVRVPAEALKAALDELDPAVRAALEESIRRARIVHREQRRTEHTTQVVPGGTVTEKWVPVERVGLYAPGGRSVYPSSVVMNVVPAQEAGVESIALASPPQKEFGGLPHPTILAACALLGVDEVYAAGGAVAVAMFAYGTQDCLPVNMVTGPGNIWVAAAKRYFTGKIGIDTEAGPTEIAVLADSTADPVHVAADLISQAEHDPLAAAVLVTDCAELADAVEKELEPQVAATKHVEDRIKPALAGKQSAIVLVDSLEDGLKVVDAYGAEHLEIQTADASAWAARVRNAGAIFVGPWAPVSLGDYCAGSNHVLPTGGCACHSSGLSVQSFLRGIHIVDYTRDALAEVTHHVVTLAEAEDLPAHGAALKARFGWKVPTQ